The Monodelphis domestica isolate mMonDom1 chromosome 5, mMonDom1.pri, whole genome shotgun sequence DNA segment TTGGTTTGTTTTGtacaaaggaagagaaggggatggGCTTACCCTCTGACTCTGGAATTCCTTCTGTTTGTGGGCATTCCACAAACAAAAATTTTCCTTCCTGGGGCCTTGAAATGGATCTTTACCCTTCCTAGACTTCTCACATAAATAGATTAACTTTCTTATTCTGTCTAGTAGGGAATATAAGAAAGTTGGGTGTGTTTGGGGCAAAATGGGCATAAGGGAAAGGGGAAGTTCAGGAGAATAGTTTTTTCTTATCTTAACAAaagtcccttcctcccttccttccttccttccttccttccttccttccttcctcccttccttccttccttccttccttccttccttccttccttccttccttcctcccttccttccttccttccttccttccttccttccttccttcctcccttccttcctcccttccttccttccttccttccttccttcctcccttcctcccttccttccttcctcccttccttccttcctcccttccttccttccttccttccttccttccttccttccttacttccttccttcctcccttcctccctccctccctccctcccttctttccttcctccctccctcccctccttccttccttccttcctcccttccttccttccttccttcctcccttcctcccttccttccttcctcccttcctcccttccttccttccttcctccctccctcccttctttccttcctccctccctcccctccttccttccttccttcttcccagcCCCTTCGAGGTACAAGTGAGTCCTGAGGCTGGAGTACAGAAGGTTCGGGCCTGGGGCcctggcctagagacaggccAAGTGGGCAAGTCAGCTGACTTTGTGGTAGAGGCCATCGGCACAGAGGTGGGCACACTGGGTAAGTGACCAGGGAGAGTCCGAAGATGCCCAGTGAGTGATGGGGGAATGGAGATGGGCACGCTGGCTGTCATCCGGCCAGGCCCAGGGATGTCTTGGGGTCACACTTTTTGTCTGTGTCTCCCTCTATGCTACTTAGGGTTCTCCATCGAGGGCCCATCACAGGCCAAGATTGAATGTGATGACAAGGGCGATGGCTCCTGTGACGTGCGCTACTGGCCTACAGAGCCAGGAGAGTACGCCGTCCACGTCATCTGTGATGACGAAGATATCCGTGATTCCCCCTTCATTGCCCACATTCAGCCCGCCCCGCCAGACTGTTTCCCAGACAAGGTACTGGCTCCGTAGATCTGTGCTCAGCCTTCCACCAGTGAGGCCGGTCTTCCACACCAACACCCGCCTTTCTCTTGTCCCTCGACCTACTACAGGTGAAAGCCTTTGGGCCGGGGCTGGAACCCACAGGCTGCATCGTGGACAAACCAGCAGAGTTCACCATTGATGCCCGAGCCGCTGGCAAGGGTGACCTCAAGCTCTATGCCCAGGTAGGGCCATTGTCCTGGATCCCTTCTGGAGGTTGTAGGAAGGCTTGAAAAGAGAGAGGACCCCAGCTCAAAGACAAGAAGCTCTGGGGCTCCAAAATGATTCGATAGCCAGAGGACACGATGAATGGAGTGCTGgacccagagttaggaagacagaCCTAAATTAAAATCTTCCCACAGGCAGCTtgctagctgggcaagtcacttaacttctgtttgcctcagttttctcatctggaaaatggtaATAAGAATAGCAACTACCTCACTAGGTTGTGTTGAGGAACACATGAGGTAacatatttaaagtgctttgcaaatcttaaaatgctgtatggaggctagctattattattaatgttcgTCTTAGGGCTAGCAGGGACTGTAAAAGAGAAATCACTCCCCCAAAGGCTCACATCTAGGCAGGGTCAAAGCTAGGCACCTAGCCCACGCCTCCTCACTCTCCCCATATTCCTTTGCTCGTGCTCATGCTGACACTAAGAACTGGTGCCTATGCCATGCCCTCAGGAATGGGGTGGTTGAATGATGGGGATATTTCAGGGGCTGCTCTGATATGAGCAAGAGATCAGGGGCTGAGGTCCGAGGTTCTTCTGGAACTTAGACCCTGTGGCATACATCTGCTTCTCTTCACAGGATGCCGAAGGGTGCCCCATTGATATCAAGGTGGTTCCCAATGGAGATGGCACTTTCCGGTGCTCCTATGTGCCCACCAAGCCCATCAAGCACACCATCATTGTCACCTGGGGAGGGGTCAATGTTCCCAAGAGTCCCTTCCGGGTATGTCTTCCTAATTCCCATCCAGAATCCATGCGATTCCCTCTCCTTCCTGGTGGCCTGTGCCCTTGACATGGACTCTCTTGGTGCCAAAGAGAGCAGATCCTGGGTGCCCCCCAGACATACTGCTTCTTCCCCTACAATAAGAACTTTGGGGAAAGACTGAAATTCGTCTGGGAGCCCGGGGTAGGGGAGCCCTCTGTCTTCTTCCGAAGGGAATAGGTATGGGGGCCCTTCATCCTGGACCTTGTTATTTTGCAGGTAAATGTCGGGGAGGGCAGTCACCCTGAGAAGGTGAGAGTGTACGGCCCAGGAGTGGAGAAGACTGGCCTCAAGGCTAATGAACCAACCTACTTTACTGTGGACTGCAGCGAAGCTGGACAAGGTATGAGAGTGGAGGCTGGGCTGAGAGATGGTGAGACCCAGGATGTGTGGGTGGTAGGGCAGGAGGTGGAGATTGAGTAAAGAGAACCTAGGTGGGGACCGCCAGGcagcacaatggacagagcagTAGGCCTGCACTCCCTCTGTACCTCTGTAGATGAAGAAAAGCacccctctttttcctcttctactACATATGTAGAAATGTGTATTTATTTGGTGTTTACTAAATTCAGAATGCAGGGGACAGAGCCATAGTGGGACGGGGCTTTGCTTGTGCCCTCTGTGGCCACTAGCTCTTCACAAGCCTCTTTACCCCCAGGGGATGTGAGCATCGGCATTAAGTGTGCTCCCGGTGTGGTGGGTCCTGCGGAAGCTGACATCGATTTTGATATCATAAAGAACGACAACGATACCTTCACTGTCAAGTACACCCCCCCTGGGGCTGGCCACTACACCATCATGGTGCTGTTTGCTAACCAGGTACTTTTCCTTTCCTAGTCAAGGAGGCTCCTTTTCTCCCATAATCCCCAACCtcttaaaattgaggaaaacactttaaaagattttttctcCCCAGGCATATATCCTTAAGGGATGGGAAACATGGAAAGGAGGGGAACGTAGATAGTGCCCTAAGTTCTAGGGTAGGCTTGAGGATTCCTGGGTGCCTTTGATATGTCCCCTCACCTATTTTGTCTCCCTCTgctgccttagtttcccctcATCAGAGagtctcttttccctttcactgCTTGGTAAGGAGCCAGCTGAGCTGGTGGGACATCTGTGGGTCGGTCCCCTCTTCAGGCTGCCACTGGCCCTGTGCTTAGGACCCCATGTCCCAGGGCTCAGGTATCTGGGAGTGTTTGGCTGGGAAGCTACTATATTGTTCTAACTTGTTCCtttatccttcccaaacccaggAAATCCCAGCCAGCCCCTTCCACATCAAAGTGGACCCGTCCCACGATGCAAGCAAGGTCCGAGCCGAAGGTCCTGGGCTCAGCCGCACTGGTAAGTGCCTTCCTGAGCTGCAGTTAGGGACCTGGTGAGGGCTGGAAGGCCACCTTCCAACTCCACCATCGTGGGAGGAAAAACTGGGCCTGCACAGCCCCGTGGGTTCCTGGACTTTGCttactcttccttcttcccctgtcCCTTGGGTTCCCAGGTGTGGAGGTTGGGAAGCCGACACACTTTACGGTGCTGACCAAGGGTGCCGGGAAGGCCAAGCTGGATGTTCACTTTGCCGGAGCAGCGAAGGGGGAGGCTGTCCGGGATTTTGAGATCATCGACAACCATGACTATTCCTACACGGTCAAATACACAGCCGTCCAGCAGGTAaattcccttctgtgtctctccccttcccacccaCATCCCTGCCTTGACCACCATAATAGCTTCCACAATCCACCCAGGGCCTCTTAAGACCATTTGGTCCCCCCTTAACTCTTCCCTCCCCGTCATCTCCAAgtctgcctccctttcctcagTAACGATGACTTTGGATTCATCATCTCCTCCTCTttcaaagggggaaaagggaaaaggtggCTAGACTGCTCCCTGGGGCCATTGCCTGCTATAACTTCCCGTTTCATTGATCAGGGTAACATGGCAGTTACCGTGACCTACGGCGGGGATCCCGTCCCTAAAAGCCCCTTCGTGGTGAATGTGGCACCCCCTCTGGACCTCAGCAAGGTCAAAGTTCAAGGCCTTAATAGCAGTAAGTGTGGAGGGGGGGAAGCAATACTGTGCACTGTGTGGGTGGGGGCTGCTGTTGAGTGAGGAGGGGCAGGACTTGGAAGGAGCTGGCGTCCCTGCTTTCCCTCCCACTCATCACCGGCCCTTGCCCTCTCCCTCTTGCTCTCCTTTCTGTGGCACAGAGGTGGCCGTGGGACAGGAGCAGGCATTCTCGGTGAGCACTCGGGGTGCAGGTGGCCAGGGACAGTTAGATGTACGGATGACTTCACCTTCCCGCCGGCCCATCCCCTGCAAGCTGGAGCCAGGAGGTGGAGCTGAGGCGCAGGCTGTCCGATACATGCCACCCGAGGAGGGGCCCTACAAGGTGGACATCACCTATGACGGACACCCAGTGCCTGGCAGCCCCTTTGCTGTTGAGGGTGTCTTGCCCCCTGATCCCTCCAAGGTAAGCCGGGCATAGCCAGGATGCAATGGGGGAGGTGGCAAAactggggagtggggagagggaggtagatcaatggatagaacaccaggcttggagatgggaggtcctgggttcaaatctggtctcagagacttcctagttgtgtgaccattgggcaagtgacttaaccccagttgcctagctcttgccactcttctgccttagaaccaatccttaatatcgattctaagacagaaaggaagagttgTGTTTTCTTAAATCTAGGGGTAGAAACAAAGTAAAGGGCACGCGTCTCACAGTCAAGACTGGCTGATATACTGGAGAAGTGATCAGTGGTGTGAGTGCTGATTCTAGATGCAGGCTCTGAGAGCCCCCTCAGCCCTTGAGGAATAATGCACTGAAGAAGGATGGGGCCTTGGTGGGAAGAAACAACTCCCCCAGGAGAGTCACCACGTCCAGTTGGTCCCTGAACCAAGGATGCTCTTGGCATTGTCCTTGGCCGGTGGCTACTCTGCCTTGGCCTGTTAATTCTAAGAGAAGCTAGGTGATAGAACGTAGGTAGAATGCtgggctaggagtcaggaagacctgcgtttaagtccagcctcaggcactcgctagctgtgtgacccggagaaagtcacttaatcagttggcctcagtttcctcatctgcaaaatgagctggagaaggaaatggtctttgccaagaaaaccaaaatggggttatgaagagtgaggcacaactgaaaaacaactgaatttgGTTCTAaatcaggaaggatttgaactcaaattcaaatctgcagttactagctatgtgactctgggcgaatcatttaacctcccagcctcagttgcctcatctgtaaaaacggGGActataatagcacctccctcccagtgtggtgagaatcaaatgagatgacaggtattcagtgctttgcaaaccttcatgCTCTAGAAATGCTATTAAAGGCTTACTGGCCATTATAAGAAGACACAGGAGTAGACACTCTGGGGATGCCGAGAAAGGAAAGACAAACCTTTTGCCTTCAAGGATTTTGTGGTCTCATGGGGAAAACAAGCCTAAGAACACAAAACAAGGCACATGAGGTCCTAGAACGAGCCAATTAGACTGCCTGGGGATGGTCCAGAAGAAGCTGTCCTACCTCGGGCATCTTCCGTCCCTTCTTCTTCCCCAGGTGTGCGCCTACGGTCCCGGACTCAAGGGCGGCTTGGTGGGTACACCAGCACCATTTTCCATCGACACCAAGGGTGCAGGAACAGGGGGCCTGGGGCTGACAGTGGAGGGTCCCTGCGAGGCCAAGATCGAATGCCAAGATAACGGAGATGGCTCTTGTGCAGTGAGCTACCTGCCCACAGAGCCGGGCGAGTACACCATCAACATCCTCTTTGCTGAGGCTCACATTCCCGGCTCACCCTTCAAGGCGGATATCCGACCGGTCTTTGATCCTAGCAAGGTTCGGGCTAGTGGCCCAGGGCTCGAGCGAGGGAAGGCCGGTGAGGCGGCCACCTTCACGGTGGACTGCTCAGAAGCAGGAGAGGCTGAGCTGACCATTGAGATCTTGTCCGATGCCGGAGTTAAAGCCGAGGTGCTGATCCACAACAATGCCGATGGCACCTACCACATCACCTATAAGCCTGCTTTCCCCGGCACCTACACCATTACCATCAAATATGGAGGACACCCCGTGCCCAAATTCCCTTCCCGGGTCCACGTCCAGCCCGCGGTTGATACGAGCGGCATCAAGGTCTCCGGCCCTGGTGTGGAGCCCCATGGTGAGTGAGAATATGGGGAGCTAGGAGAAGCAGGGGCAGTTGAGTGTAGAAAAAGAACCTGGGAAGACAGGAGAAGGTAAATGGGGGGATAGAGATTAGGGAAGctagaaaagaggaaagtaagAAGCTGGAGGAGCCTGAGGAGATGAGGGGAGGTGGAAGAGCTGAAGGACCAGAAAATTATGGGGATGGATGAAGGGAATTGGAAGAGTGAGAAGGAGGGGAATTGTTGATTTtgggggtaggagaaggaaccagagaaactgggatttcagaagtttgggtcttggggattaagttcagccaagatttgcaggccatgagagaaccagtctgttagctgagctatagggaaggtgttttccatctccattttggggaagggaatttcctcatttagataTTCAGAAACAGGTTTGTCAGGTTCAGACCTGTTTTTTTGTGGGATGGGTATtggccaattgatcctgtaagaagcattttaaattatccaattgggtTTGTATGTTCTCCTGTATTTTAGcctcaaattttttttatgttttcctgtgttttatcttcagatttttttatgtttttctgtactttagcttcagatttttgcataatttcctgtattttagcttcagctTTTTGCATAATTTTCTTTAGTTTAGCCTCAGATTTTTGCACGGTTCCCTGGATTTTAGCTAAAGTtcacaaaatggagaaaaatatggTAGAGGTAGTCCAAAGATTCTAGGAGTGTGGAGATGTTGGGGGCAATTGCTGAGGCATGAGAGTGGAAGAAGCTGTCCCAGCAGCTCAGGGTGAGGAGTGTTACAGAGTGGAAGGTGACCAGGACAGTGCCCTGGAGTCTAGAGGAATGGAGGCCACAAGGAAAGGCATACAGAGTGGTACCAATGTGAGCCAGCCAGGGCTTGGTTCAGAAAGATACGACTGGGGCTGGAGCTgcagagaaagcaaaggaaaagacTTCTGGATGGGGCTCTGGTCAAGGAAAGGCCAGGCTTGACCGAGCAGTCCTGCGAAGGCCGACCTTGTCAGCCCGCTCCTCTGTCCTGGTGCCCAGGTGTTCTCCGAGAAGTGACCACAGAGTTCACAGTGGATGCTCGATCCCTGACTGCTACGGGCGGCAACCACGTGACAGCCCGCGTGCTTAATCCCTCCGGAGCTAAGACAGACACCTACGTGACAGACAATGGGGATGGCACCTACCGGGTGCAGTACACGGCCTACGAGGAGGGTAAGGGCCACGGGGATGGGGGGGCAGGTGGCTCTGAAGTCATAATGCCGCGAGCCCTGGAGGAGGGGGTGGCTGCCTGCACCCAGGGCCTTCGTTGGGGAAGGGGGTCAAGGGCTTCCCCACCCACCCCCTGCCCAAGCCCTGCAGCCTTTATGATGCCCGCGGTGGGGTTGTCATCCTCAGGCATCCACTTGGTAGAGGTGTTATATGACGACGTGGCTGTTCCCAAGAGTCCATTCCGAGTCGGCGTGACTGAAGGCTGTGACCCTTCCCGGGTTCGGGCCTATGGGCCTGGCCTGGAGGGAGGCCTGGTCAACAAAGCTAACCGCTTCACGGTAGAGACAAGGTACAAGCGtagccctgccctgccctcctccatacatcttccttttcctctggGGTTAGCAAGTCCAGCAAGAGTTggagagtcagaggatctgggttcatagTGCACCTCTGATGACTGCtatctttgtgactctggacaagtcactttaattcccatagcctcagtttcctcatctgtaaaacgagagggCTGCTAATGGAAGccccctaaggtcccttctagttctagagcAGTGAATCCATGAAGAAGGGGCTGGCTATATCTCTGCCTCCCTCGATCCTTGCCCCTGGGAAATTTCTAAAATGATTTCTCACCCCTATCTCGTGAAATCCCCGCCCTTGTCGGGGTCCGAGTCCGAGGGGAACCCCAGACGTAAGCCTGAGAAGGAGCCggatctcccctctcccctctgggctctccctcccctccctgatcTCGCCGTGGCTGAGCTAATGGAGGCTGTTCTGCAGGGGAGCCGGCACTGGGGGCCTGGGCCTGGCTATCGAGGGTCCCTCTGAGGCAAAGATGTCCTGCAAGGACAACAAGGACGGCAGCTGCAGTGTGGAGTACATCCCTTTCACCCCTGGAGACTACGACGTGAACATCACCTTCGGAGGGCGACCTATCCCAGGCACGGCACGGGGAGGGGGCCGTGATGGACGCAGGACCCCGGCAAAggcagggaaagaaagggagagccTAGATAGGCAGACGAGAGCCAGAGGCAGCGGGGGAGCGGGGATATCTACGGAGGGGCCAGAAATGACCGGCGTCTGAGCTCTCCCCGGCGGTCACTGCAGAGCCCCCTCATTGAAAGATCCAGTTATGCGGACGTGCTTATGAGGGTCTTACTAGGTCAGTTAGGAAGAGGGCAGAATTTCTTTGTTCGGGCCATTATCATCACCGAACAAAGTTTTAAATTATGGATTTCAGAAAATGTCCCCGTAGCCTTTGTTTGCTTGTTAGCCTCCCTGAGGTGGCTAGGCTGGCTCCGTGAATTGAGTGCTGAtccagccccagatacttcctagctgggtgaccctgggcaagtcacttaatcctgtttgcctcagtttcctcatctgtaaaatgaactagagaagggaatggcaaacagtccagtatctctgccaacaaaaccccaaatcggCTCATGAAGAGGCAGGCACAATGAGATggctgaacaaaaacaacaaagagcCTCCCTGAACGGCTTGGGTGGTATGATTCCTGATTATCGGAAATTATCCCTATGCCCTGCAACCTTTTCCCCCCACTGGGACACATTTGTATCTTAGTTTGTTAATAATGATGTTGTATAATGTTTGGTCACTAGTGACAgtgatggggaaggggaaggagacagGATTAGATTTCTGGTCCTTCCCTGGGAGACtaatccctttttcttcttctagggAGCCCGTTCCGAGTGCCGGTGAAGGATGTGGTGGATCCTGGAAAGGTGAAGTGTTCGGGCCCTGGGCTGGGAGCTGGTGTCAGAGCCAGAGTCCCCCAGACCTTCACTGTAGATTGCAGTCAAGCTGGACGAGCCCCATTGCAAGTGGCAGTGGTGGGACCCACAGGTATGGAGGGGAGCCCAAGAGAGTAAGAGGGGTCAGGGGATAATAGTCAGTGTCGGGATCTTCTTAGAGGCCTAAGAGACCCTTTCTGATTCCTTctgctctcttccccttcccccaggaGTGGCTGAACCAGTAGAGGTGCGAGACAAGGGAGACGGCACCCACACTGTGAACTATACTCCAGCCACCGATGGGCCATACACTGTGGCTGTCAAGTATGCTGACCAAGAGGTGCCACGCAGGTAAGCCAGGAAGAGTCCCCACCACATAAGGTTAGCCATTTGGGGGTGGGGCAAGTGCTGCAAAAGCAAAAACTCACATAAGAGGAGGTGGAAGAAAGGGGAGGCTTCAGAAGGTCACATCTTGGAGGATCAACCTCTGTTCTACACTGCTGATCCCATGTaggggggttggggaaggggcCTGCCGAACCTAGGAGCAACTATTGGTCCTCCCTTAGCTCCTCCCCATCTCCTGGCCCTTTGCTGGCAGTGGTCTCTGTTTCAGTCACCCCACTCTCAACCTCTATGAGAGGAGAGTAGGGAGCCAGCCTTGAAAGAGGAGGAGATGGGAGGAGAGTCCCTGGCATAACTGTCCATGCCGCCTTCCTTTTACCTCCCAGCCCCTTCAAGATCAAGGTGCTGCCAGCTCACGATGCCAGCAAGGTACGCGCAAGTGGTCCCGGGCTCAATGCTTCGGGCATCCCAGCCAGCCTTCCAGTGGAGTTCACCATCGATGCCAGAGATGCCGGAGAGGGGCTGCTTACGGTCCAGATTCTGGTAAGGGCCTCTCCTCGTCCAGGGGGACGTGCCATTTCCCAAGTTTGGAGCAAGGCGCCCTGATGTAAGCTCTGGACTCGGCACTGATAGCTTCTCCTTCCATGTCCGCCCCAGGACCCTGAGGGCAAACCTAAGAAGGCAAATATCCGGGACAATGGAGACGGCACATACACCGTGTCCTACCTGCCAGATATGAGTGGCCGATACACCATCACCATCAAGTACGGGGGTGATGAGATCCCCTACTCGCCCTTCCGAATCCATGCTTTGCCAACTGGAGATGCCAGCAAGTGCCTTGTCACTGGTGAGCAGCCCTGTTTGATCCCTTCCGCTCTCCCTTGTCATCCTCCATCCACCCACCACACAGAGACACACGCATGTCCTCAAGCCCTCTCCATCTGCCACTCCAGTGGGGCTGCTTCTTCTCCTTGCCACACACAGCAGGGATATGGCACTGGGGGAAACAGGGGTCAGagctctcctcctctccttgccCCTTGTCCCCCCCACGGCCCTTCCCTCGAATATTGCTCATGCCCAGTCTATACCAGTCTctcactcttctctctttccagTGTCCATCGGTGGTCATGGCCTTGGTGAGTGTTGTTCCTGTCCTTTCTATGTGAGGGCTTGGACCGGAGGGAAcaaggggaaggggtgggggtctAGCCCCAGGGCTCAGggcacctctctgggcctcattatCCCTCCTTTGAGAATAATGAAGATCCTTTCCAATACAAAAGCCATATGATCCTATAAAAATAGGTACTTTGTCCTGTGGCTGAGCTGTGACTTGTGAGAACTCATTGGCTTTCCCAATAGCCATCCCACTTctccatcatctctctctctccttcctgaaaAGGCCCTCCTTTGCCCTCATGCAATGCCCTCCCTTGTTCTGCGCAGAGGGCCACAGCTCCTCACCATGCCCCGTCATTCCCCCATCCCCGCAGGTGCATGTCTGGGCCCCCGAATCCAGATCGGCGAAGAGACGGTGATCACGGTGGATGCCAAGGCAGCAGGAAAGGGCAAGGTGACGTGCACGGTGTCTACCCCAGATGGGGCAGAACTGGATGTGGATGTCGTAGAAAACCACGACGGCACCTTCGACATCTACTATACGGCCCCTGAGCCGGGCAAGTACGTCATCACCATCCG contains these protein-coding regions:
- the FLNC gene encoding filamin-C isoform X3; protein product: MFECEYYPAVPGKYVVTITWGGYAIPRSPFEVQVSPEAGVQKVRAWGPGLETGQVGKSADFVVEAIGTEVGTLGFSIEGPSQAKIECDDKGDGSCDVRYWPTEPGEYAVHVICDDEDIRDSPFIAHIQPAPPDCFPDKVKAFGPGLEPTGCIVDKPAEFTIDARAAGKGDLKLYAQDAEGCPIDIKVVPNGDGTFRCSYVPTKPIKHTIIVTWGGVNVPKSPFRVNVGEGSHPEKVRVYGPGVEKTGLKANEPTYFTVDCSEAGQGDVSIGIKCAPGVVGPAEADIDFDIIKNDNDTFTVKYTPPGAGHYTIMVLFANQEIPASPFHIKVDPSHDASKVRAEGPGLSRTGVEVGKPTHFTVLTKGAGKAKLDVHFAGAAKGEAVRDFEIIDNHDYSYTVKYTAVQQGNMAVTVTYGGDPVPKSPFVVNVAPPLDLSKVKVQGLNSKVAVGQEQAFSVSTRGAGGQGQLDVRMTSPSRRPIPCKLEPGGGAEAQAVRYMPPEEGPYKVDITYDGHPVPGSPFAVEGVLPPDPSKVCAYGPGLKGGLVGTPAPFSIDTKGAGTGGLGLTVEGPCEAKIECQDNGDGSCAVSYLPTEPGEYTINILFAEAHIPGSPFKADIRPVFDPSKVRASGPGLERGKAGEAATFTVDCSEAGEAELTIEILSDAGVKAEVLIHNNADGTYHITYKPAFPGTYTITIKYGGHPVPKFPSRVHVQPAVDTSGIKVSGPGVEPHGVLREVTTEFTVDARSLTATGGNHVTARVLNPSGAKTDTYVTDNGDGTYRVQYTAYEEGIHLVEVLYDDVAVPKSPFRVGVTEGCDPSRVRAYGPGLEGGLVNKANRFTVETRGAGTGGLGLAIEGPSEAKMSCKDNKDGSCSVEYIPFTPGDYDVNITFGGRPIPGSPFRVPVKDVVDPGKVKCSGPGLGAGVRARVPQTFTVDCSQAGRAPLQVAVVGPTGVAEPVEVRDKGDGTHTVNYTPATDGPYTVAVKYADQEVPRSPFKIKVLPAHDASKVRASGPGLNASGIPASLPVEFTIDARDAGEGLLTVQILDPEGKPKKANIRDNGDGTYTVSYLPDMSGRYTITIKYGGDEIPYSPFRIHALPTGDASKCLVTVSIGGHGLGACLGPRIQIGEETVITVDAKAAGKGKVTCTVSTPDGAELDVDVVENHDGTFDIYYTAPEPGKYVITIRFGGEHIPNSPFHVLACDPIPHVEEPCDTLQLHQPFPTHRPSSYPTHWATDEPVVPAEPMESMLRPFNLVIPFTVQKGEITGEVRMPSGKTARPNITDNKDGTITVRYAPSEKGLHEMGIKYDGNHIPGSPLQFYVDAINSRHVSAYGPGLSHGMVNKPATFTIVTKDAGEGGLSLAVEGPSKAEITCKDNKDGTCTVSYLPTAPGDYSIIVRFDDKHIPGSPFTAKITGDDSMRTSQLNVGTSTDVSLKITESDLSLLTASIRAPSGNEEPCLLKRLPNRHIGISFTPKEVGEHVVSVRKSGKHVTNSPFKILVGPSEIGDASKVRVWGKGLSEGHTFQVAEFIVDTRNAGYGGLGLSIEGPSKVDINCEDMEDGTCKVTYCPTEPGNYTINIKFADKHVPGSPFTVKVTGEGRMKESITRRRQAASIASVGSTCDLNLKIPGNWFQMVSAQERLTRTFTRSSHTYTRTERTEISKTRGGETKREVRVEESTQVGGDPFPAVFGDFLGRERLGSFGSISRQQEGEAGSQDMTAQVTSPSGKTEEAEILEGENSAYSVRFVPKEMGPHTVTVKYRGQHVPGSPFQFTVGPLGEGGAHKVRAGGTGLERGVAGVPAEFSIWTREAGAGGLSIAVEGPSKAEIAFEDRKDGSCGVSYIVQEPGDYEVSIKFNDEHIPDSPFVVPVASLSDDARRLTVTSLQETGLKVNQPASFAVQLNGARGVIDARVHTPSGAVEECYVSELDSDKHTIRFIPHENGVHSIDVKFNGSHIPGSPFKIRVGEQSQAGDPGLVSAYGPGLEGGTTGVSSEFIVNTLNAGSGALSVTIDGPSKVQLDCRECPEGHVVTYTPMAPGNYLIAIKYGGPQHIVGSPFKAKVTGPRLSGGHSLHETSTVLVETVTKSSSSRGSSYSSIPKFSSDASKVVTRGPGLTKAFIGQKNSFTVDCSKAGTNMMMVGVHGPKTPCEEVYVKHMGNRVYNVTYTVKEKGDYILIVKWGDESVPGSPFKVNVP